A stretch of the Serratia marcescens genome encodes the following:
- a CDS encoding DUF2946 domain-containing protein, whose product MRVPRQLQQRFTACIAIMAVLLLFVAPVVSKSLMHHPMMGGMAQPDVAMPHDMHAMAMPAAEHAGHHGMDPAAMIFCGYCELLIHVPLLLWTFVPLLWLMTRIARLPCAPRIVSPPIRRLTLRPSPRGPPGQPFFPIA is encoded by the coding sequence ATGAGAGTGCCACGCCAGCTACAGCAACGCTTTACCGCCTGCATCGCCATTATGGCGGTGCTGTTGCTGTTTGTGGCGCCGGTGGTGTCGAAATCGCTGATGCACCACCCGATGATGGGCGGCATGGCGCAACCGGACGTCGCTATGCCGCACGACATGCACGCGATGGCGATGCCCGCCGCCGAGCATGCCGGCCACCACGGCATGGATCCTGCGGCGATGATTTTCTGCGGCTATTGCGAGCTGCTGATCCACGTGCCGCTGCTACTGTGGACATTCGTCCCGCTGCTGTGGCTGATGACGCGCATCGCGCGCCTGCCTTGCGCGCCGCGCATCGTTTCTCCGCCCATTCGGCGCCTGACTCTGCGGCCGAGCCCGCGCGGGCCACCCGGCCAACCGTTTTTCCCTATTGCTTGA
- a CDS encoding DoxX family protein, with protein MGDSSKDGVILLSRILLMVLFIIFGWMKLVNFGATVTAMEGYGTPMPYLAAIVAVVVEFIFGIALILGLFTRPIAVIFALYVLGTAFIGHPFWKMTGMEMMGNEINFFKNISIIGGLLLLAVTGAGRYSLDYKIFNK; from the coding sequence ATGGGTGATAGCTCAAAAGACGGCGTAATTCTGCTGTCCCGCATATTACTGATGGTTCTGTTTATCATTTTCGGCTGGATGAAACTGGTCAACTTCGGTGCGACCGTCACGGCGATGGAAGGCTACGGCACGCCGATGCCTTATTTAGCGGCGATCGTTGCCGTAGTGGTGGAGTTTATTTTCGGCATCGCGCTTATTCTCGGTCTGTTTACTCGCCCTATCGCGGTCATTTTCGCCCTGTATGTGTTGGGCACCGCGTTTATCGGCCATCCGTTCTGGAAAATGACCGGCATGGAAATGATGGGCAATGAAATCAACTTCTTTAAAAACATCAGCATCATTGGCGGCTTGCTGTTGCTGGCGGTAACCGGCGCCGGCCGTTATTCGCTGGACTATAAAATATTTAATAAATAA
- a CDS encoding class I SAM-dependent methyltransferase, which yields MTQNIYDNQAFFDGYAQLSRSRHGLDGAPEWPAIRRILPDLQGKSVVDLGCGYGWFCRSAREQGAADVLGLDVSEKMLAKAREMTADAGIEYRRQDLAQLQLPPESYDLVYSSLTLHYLEDLAALFATVYAALKPGGQFIFTAEHPIYTAPAQQGWLTDGNGQKSWPVNGYQREGQRVSNWLAEGVIKQHRTLGDYINPLAQQGFIIQHLNEWGPSTQQIAANPALDEEQERPMIFILAARKPA from the coding sequence ATGACGCAAAACATCTATGACAATCAGGCCTTCTTCGACGGCTACGCGCAGCTCAGCCGCTCGCGGCACGGCCTGGACGGCGCGCCGGAATGGCCCGCCATCCGCCGCATCCTGCCGGATTTGCAGGGCAAAAGCGTGGTCGATCTCGGCTGCGGCTACGGCTGGTTTTGCCGCAGCGCGCGCGAACAGGGCGCCGCCGACGTGCTGGGGCTGGACGTCTCGGAAAAAATGCTGGCCAAGGCGCGAGAGATGACCGCCGACGCGGGCATCGAGTACCGTCGGCAGGATTTGGCGCAGCTGCAGCTGCCGCCGGAAAGTTACGATCTGGTCTACAGCTCGCTGACGCTGCACTACCTCGAGGATCTGGCCGCCCTGTTCGCCACGGTTTACGCCGCGCTGAAACCCGGCGGGCAGTTCATCTTCACCGCCGAGCACCCGATCTACACCGCCCCGGCGCAGCAGGGCTGGCTGACCGACGGCAACGGGCAGAAATCCTGGCCGGTGAACGGCTACCAGCGAGAAGGCCAGCGCGTTTCCAACTGGCTGGCGGAAGGTGTCATCAAGCAGCACCGCACGCTCGGCGACTATATCAACCCGCTGGCGCAGCAAGGCTTTATCATCCAGCATTTGAACGAATGGGGCCCCAGCACGCAGCAAATCGCCGCTAATCCGGCGCTGGACGAAGAGCAGGAGCGCCCGATGATCTTCATTCTCGCCGCCCGCAAACCCGCCTGA
- the bamE gene encoding outer membrane protein assembly factor BamE, with protein sequence MRCKTLTAAAVVFVMLTAGCSTFEKVVYRPDINQGNYLTSTDVAKIQKGMTQQQVAYTLGTPMLQDPFGTQTWFYVFRQQPGHEDITQQTLTLTFDSAGVLTDIQNKPALTK encoded by the coding sequence ATGCGCTGTAAAACGCTGACTGCCGCCGCTGTAGTTTTTGTGATGCTGACTGCAGGCTGTTCTACTTTTGAAAAGGTGGTTTATCGTCCTGACATCAACCAGGGGAACTACCTGACGTCGACCGACGTGGCGAAAATTCAGAAAGGGATGACCCAGCAACAGGTCGCTTACACATTGGGCACCCCAATGCTGCAAGACCCGTTCGGGACTCAGACGTGGTTCTATGTGTTCCGTCAGCAGCCTGGCCATGAAGACATCACCCAGCAGACGCTGACGCTGACCTTCGACAGCGCAGGCGTGTTGACCGATATCCAGAACAAACCGGCGCTGACCAAGTAA
- a CDS encoding (4Fe-4S)-binding protein — MDEELTAAGYRRYSGDKIDVYFNSATCRHSANCVRGNAAIFTLNRRPWIMPDNADAAEVKRVIDTCPSGALKYREK, encoded by the coding sequence ATGGACGAGGAATTGACCGCCGCCGGTTACCGCCGTTATTCCGGCGACAAGATTGACGTTTATTTTAACAGCGCGACATGCCGCCATTCCGCCAACTGTGTGCGTGGCAACGCGGCTATTTTTACCCTGAACCGCCGCCCGTGGATTATGCCGGACAATGCCGACGCGGCGGAGGTGAAACGCGTTATCGACACCTGCCCCAGCGGCGCACTTAAATATAGGGAGAAATAA
- a CDS encoding DUF1543 domain-containing protein, producing MPGLLMFYVGGTAPGANIELHDVQFAAADRPEEAYPLLREKWFGDKRKVHVDGYARIDWADGYDVSLEPAPFAGEEKLFFVNVGGYRSDELAELHQFGLFVARSVDEAKDKAKRVLLTDSAQQHKDDLAEVDDCLLLQALQGYHVHLRANPHGKPARPLWQGYLPIGEPAL from the coding sequence ATGCCGGGATTATTGATGTTTTATGTGGGCGGTACGGCGCCGGGCGCCAATATTGAGCTGCACGACGTGCAGTTCGCGGCGGCGGATCGGCCGGAAGAGGCGTATCCGCTGCTGCGTGAAAAGTGGTTCGGCGATAAGCGCAAGGTGCATGTCGACGGCTATGCGCGCATCGACTGGGCGGACGGTTACGACGTGAGCCTGGAGCCTGCGCCGTTCGCCGGTGAAGAGAAGCTGTTTTTCGTCAACGTGGGCGGCTACCGCAGCGATGAGCTGGCGGAATTGCACCAGTTCGGCCTGTTTGTGGCGCGTTCCGTCGACGAGGCGAAGGACAAAGCCAAACGGGTGCTGCTGACGGACAGCGCGCAGCAGCACAAGGATGACCTGGCCGAGGTGGACGACTGCCTGCTGCTGCAGGCGCTGCAAGGCTACCACGTGCATCTGCGGGCCAATCCGCACGGTAAACCGGCCCGGCCGCTGTGGCAGGGGTATCTGCCGATCGGCGAACCCGCGTTATAA
- a CDS encoding DUF2534 family protein: MSSITKTPPAASPRGAMLNLIRRLHFYIGLLVAPFILVAALTGTLYVLTPQLEEALYHDALFTEPHGQARSLADQIAAARRAAGDEARIYAVRPAPGAMDTTRVQFAGADLGASESRALFVDPYTLAIKGDMTVYGTSGVLPLRTWLDKLHSSLLLGDLGRNYSELAASWLWVAALGGVALWLATRPKRKLKRAKGGFAASRHWHITLGVALLAGLLFFSATGLTWSQWAGGNIDALRANLGWLTPQVNTSLQADAPQTPADPHAEHRGMMPGMKMGPAAQANALNGDWDRALHAARAAGIDAAKVELRQPKGEGKAWTVTEVDRSWPTQVDAVAIAPQSFAVVDQVRFDTFPLIAKLTRWGIDAHMGILFGLPNQLLLAAFGLGLCLMIALGYRMWWIRRPAAGAQHPVHTLIAAWLALSLPARTVTLLVASALGYCLPVMGVSLAALLLVDVWRWRGQRQGHRDETPEAAARRAEVRKFRAAVATVAVAVGCVMGRAILGGTVEQFQLPIGAWSAQMVIMQSLMVLLYTLVFTLLLSIPLWYFFLGEKEGR, translated from the coding sequence ATGTCTTCAATAACCAAAACTCCACCTGCCGCATCGCCGCGTGGCGCAATGCTGAACCTGATCAGACGGCTGCATTTTTATATCGGCCTGCTGGTCGCTCCTTTTATTCTGGTCGCTGCATTGACCGGCACGCTGTATGTGTTGACCCCGCAGCTTGAAGAGGCGCTGTATCACGATGCGCTTTTCACCGAACCGCACGGGCAGGCGAGATCGCTGGCTGACCAGATCGCCGCCGCCCGCCGCGCGGCGGGTGACGAGGCGCGTATTTACGCCGTGCGCCCGGCACCCGGCGCAATGGACACCACGCGCGTACAGTTCGCGGGCGCCGATCTGGGCGCTTCCGAGTCGCGCGCGCTGTTTGTCGATCCTTATACCCTGGCGATCAAGGGCGATATGACGGTGTACGGCACCTCCGGCGTGCTGCCGCTGCGCACCTGGCTGGACAAGCTGCACAGCAGCCTGCTGCTTGGCGATCTGGGGCGCAACTACAGCGAGCTGGCGGCCTCCTGGCTGTGGGTGGCCGCGCTGGGCGGCGTGGCGCTGTGGCTGGCGACGCGGCCGAAGCGCAAGCTGAAAAGGGCGAAAGGGGGCTTCGCCGCCAGCCGCCATTGGCATATCACGCTGGGCGTGGCGCTGCTGGCCGGGCTGCTGTTCTTCTCGGCTACTGGGCTGACCTGGTCGCAGTGGGCCGGCGGCAACATCGACGCGCTGCGGGCCAACCTGGGCTGGCTGACGCCGCAGGTCAACACCAGCCTGCAGGCCGATGCGCCGCAGACGCCGGCCGATCCGCACGCCGAGCACCGCGGGATGATGCCGGGCATGAAGATGGGCCCTGCCGCGCAGGCCAATGCGTTGAACGGTGATTGGGATCGGGCGCTGCACGCCGCGCGCGCCGCCGGAATAGATGCCGCCAAGGTCGAGCTGCGCCAGCCGAAAGGCGAGGGCAAAGCCTGGACGGTGACCGAAGTGGATCGCAGCTGGCCGACACAGGTGGACGCGGTTGCCATCGCGCCGCAAAGCTTCGCCGTCGTCGACCAGGTGCGGTTCGACACCTTCCCGCTCATCGCCAAACTGACCCGCTGGGGCATCGACGCCCACATGGGCATTCTGTTCGGCTTGCCGAATCAGCTGCTGCTGGCGGCGTTCGGCCTTGGGCTGTGCTTGATGATCGCGTTGGGTTACCGCATGTGGTGGATCCGCCGCCCGGCGGCGGGGGCGCAGCATCCGGTGCATACGCTGATTGCCGCCTGGCTGGCGCTTTCCCTGCCGGCGCGAACCGTCACGCTGCTGGTGGCTTCCGCACTGGGGTATTGCCTGCCGGTGATGGGCGTGAGCCTCGCGGCGTTGCTGCTGGTGGACGTGTGGCGTTGGCGCGGCCAACGGCAGGGCCACCGGGACGAAACGCCGGAAGCGGCCGCCCGCCGCGCCGAAGTGCGCAAGTTCCGCGCGGCGGTGGCGACGGTGGCGGTGGCGGTTGGCTGCGTGATGGGCCGAGCGATCCTCGGCGGCACCGTCGAGCAATTCCAGCTGCCGATCGGCGCCTGGAGCGCCCAGATGGTGATCATGCAGAGCCTGATGGTGCTGCTGTATACGCTGGTGTTCACCCTGCTGCTTTCCATTCCGCTGTGGTATTTCTTCCTGGGGGAGAAAGAGGGGCGGTGA
- a CDS encoding DUF2002 family protein, translated as MYLRPDEVAKVLENTGFERDYVTDQAYGYRKGAHYVYVNREARMGRTALVIHPALKERSVHFATPTSPVRTSEQYLEFPLDLSGDAPNLRYGIAHGFSSREALSRYLFSMFL; from the coding sequence ATGTATTTACGGCCGGATGAAGTGGCTAAAGTGTTGGAGAATACCGGCTTTGAGCGTGATTATGTCACCGATCAGGCCTATGGCTACCGCAAGGGTGCACACTACGTGTATGTGAATCGCGAAGCGCGGATGGGCAGAACCGCGTTGGTGATCCACCCGGCGTTGAAAGAGAGAAGCGTGCATTTCGCCACGCCAACCTCCCCGGTGCGCACCAGCGAGCAGTATCTGGAGTTTCCCCTGGATTTAAGCGGCGACGCCCCGAACCTGCGTTACGGCATCGCACACGGCTTCAGCTCGCGCGAAGCGCTGTCGCGCTACCTCTTCAGCATGTTCCTGTAA
- a CDS encoding RnfH family protein: MSDIQVEVVYALPERQYLRKVKLAEGSSVEQAIQASGLLELRQDIDLKSNKIGIYSRPAKLGDTLNDGDRVEIYRPLIADPKELRRQRAEKAKK; the protein is encoded by the coding sequence GTGTCTGACATCCAGGTCGAGGTGGTGTACGCCTTGCCGGAGCGTCAGTACCTGCGCAAGGTGAAGCTGGCCGAGGGCAGCAGCGTCGAGCAGGCGATCCAGGCTTCGGGCCTGCTGGAGCTGCGCCAGGATATCGATCTCAAGAGCAACAAAATCGGTATCTACAGCCGCCCGGCCAAGCTGGGCGATACGCTGAACGACGGCGACCGGGTGGAGATCTACCGGCCGCTGATAGCCGATCCGAAAGAGCTGCGCCGGCAACGGGCAGAAAAGGCAAAAAAATAA
- a CDS encoding GNAT family N-acetyltransferase, translated as MDMISVRQAPELAPRAIAYFQRHWATPETLMMYEDAINRSLGAANPLPQWYLLMENDQVLGCAGLITNDFISRGELYPWLCALYVEETQRGQGCGAKLIEHVAAETCRLGFPQLHLCTDLEGYYERSGFVYNGLGYHPWGEASRVYSRVL; from the coding sequence ATGGACATGATTTCGGTGCGACAAGCGCCCGAGCTGGCGCCGCGCGCCATTGCGTATTTTCAGCGGCACTGGGCCACGCCAGAAACGCTGATGATGTATGAAGACGCCATCAACCGCAGCCTTGGCGCCGCCAACCCGCTGCCGCAGTGGTACCTGCTGATGGAAAATGACCAGGTCCTCGGCTGCGCGGGGCTCATCACCAATGACTTTATCAGCCGTGGGGAACTGTATCCCTGGCTGTGTGCGCTCTACGTAGAGGAAACGCAGCGCGGCCAGGGCTGCGGCGCCAAACTGATTGAGCATGTGGCGGCGGAAACCTGCCGGTTGGGCTTCCCGCAGCTGCACCTGTGCACCGATCTGGAAGGCTACTACGAGCGCAGCGGCTTCGTTTACAACGGGCTCGGGTATCACCCCTGGGGCGAGGCCTCGCGGGTCTATTCGCGGGTGCTGTGA
- a CDS encoding GNAT family N-acetyltransferase has translation MTIEIYPAQKSDAKLILDMIIELAVYEKAREQVLASVEDIERSLFGPGACSEALICTVNGEPAGYAVFFMSYSTWLGKNGIYLEDLYVAPKHRGAGAGKKLLRHIAQLACERQCGRLEWSVLDWNQPAIDFYLSIGAQPQGEWVRYRMEGEALTHFAAHGAALPA, from the coding sequence ATGACCATTGAGATTTACCCGGCGCAAAAAAGCGACGCCAAACTGATTCTGGATATGATTATCGAGCTGGCGGTGTACGAAAAGGCGCGCGAGCAGGTGCTGGCCAGCGTGGAAGATATCGAACGCAGCCTGTTTGGGCCGGGCGCCTGTTCCGAAGCGCTGATTTGTACGGTAAACGGCGAGCCGGCGGGTTATGCGGTGTTCTTTATGAGTTACTCCACCTGGCTGGGTAAAAACGGCATCTATCTGGAAGACCTGTACGTGGCGCCGAAGCATCGCGGCGCGGGCGCCGGTAAAAAGCTGCTGCGGCACATCGCCCAACTGGCGTGCGAACGGCAGTGCGGCCGCCTGGAGTGGAGCGTGCTGGACTGGAACCAACCGGCCATCGATTTCTACCTCAGCATCGGCGCGCAGCCGCAGGGCGAGTGGGTGCGCTATCGTATGGAGGGCGAGGCGCTGACGCACTTCGCGGCGCACGGGGCGGCGCTGCCGGCATAA
- a CDS encoding GNAT family N-acetyltransferase, translated as MEHKILADDKRFYINDEQGKLIAEISFVPSGDKLTIIDHTWVDESLKGQGVGKKLVALVVEKMRAERRKIIPLCPFAKHEFDTTPAYQDIRA; from the coding sequence ATGGAACATAAAATACTGGCAGACGACAAGCGTTTTTATATCAATGACGAGCAGGGCAAGCTGATCGCCGAGATCTCTTTCGTGCCGAGCGGTGACAAGCTGACCATTATCGATCACACCTGGGTGGATGAGTCATTGAAGGGGCAGGGCGTCGGCAAAAAGCTGGTGGCGCTGGTGGTGGAGAAGATGCGCGCGGAGCGGCGTAAAATCATTCCGCTCTGCCCGTTCGCCAAGCATGAGTTTGATACCACGCCGGCCTATCAGGACATTCGCGCCTGA
- a CDS encoding type II toxin-antitoxin system RatA family toxin, giving the protein MPQISRSALVPFSAEQMYQLVNDVHSYPDFLPGCTGSRVLNATSNEMTAAVDVAKAGISKTFTTRNTLLDNQSINMQLVDGPFRKLMGGWQFTPLSEEACKVELHLDFEFTNKLIELAFGKVFKELAGSMVQAFTQRAKEVYSV; this is encoded by the coding sequence ATGCCCCAGATCAGTCGGTCTGCATTAGTGCCGTTCAGCGCCGAGCAGATGTATCAGTTGGTTAACGATGTTCATTCTTATCCCGATTTTCTGCCAGGCTGCACCGGCAGCCGGGTGCTTAACGCTACCTCCAACGAAATGACCGCCGCGGTGGACGTCGCCAAGGCCGGTATCAGCAAGACCTTCACCACGCGCAATACGCTGCTGGATAACCAGAGCATCAATATGCAGCTGGTCGATGGTCCGTTCCGCAAGCTGATGGGCGGCTGGCAGTTCACGCCGCTGAGCGAAGAGGCCTGCAAGGTGGAGCTGCACCTGGACTTCGAGTTCACCAACAAACTGATTGAGCTGGCGTTCGGCAAGGTGTTCAAAGAGCTGGCGGGCAGCATGGTGCAGGCATTCACCCAGCGGGCGAAAGAGGTCTACAGTGTCTGA
- the smrA gene encoding DNA endonuclease SmrA, translating into MSEQEKDFFEQAMADVVPLASGRQTLYLKPQEAMDKSARREAQRLMQENFLSTDFLEVIPCEQPLEFKGEGIQQGVLDKLRNGRYPPQASLNLLRQSVEASRQALFRFIVQAEAQNLRSLLIVHGRGRQNESHPNIVRSYVAKWLAQFEQVQAFCRALPRDGGEGACYVTLRKSAQAKAENFERHAKRSR; encoded by the coding sequence ATGAGCGAGCAGGAAAAAGACTTTTTTGAACAGGCGATGGCGGACGTGGTGCCGCTGGCGAGCGGACGGCAGACGCTGTACCTCAAGCCGCAGGAGGCGATGGACAAAAGCGCGCGGCGCGAAGCGCAGCGGCTGATGCAGGAAAACTTCCTCAGTACCGATTTTCTCGAGGTGATCCCCTGCGAACAGCCGCTGGAGTTCAAAGGGGAAGGCATTCAACAGGGCGTGCTGGACAAGCTGCGCAACGGGCGTTATCCGCCGCAGGCGTCGCTGAACCTGCTGCGTCAGTCGGTCGAAGCCAGCCGGCAGGCGCTGTTTCGCTTCATCGTGCAGGCGGAGGCGCAAAACCTGCGTTCGCTGCTGATCGTGCACGGCCGCGGGCGGCAGAACGAAAGCCATCCGAATATCGTGCGCAGTTACGTCGCCAAATGGCTGGCGCAGTTTGAACAGGTACAGGCGTTTTGCCGCGCCTTACCGCGCGACGGCGGCGAGGGCGCCTGCTATGTCACGCTGCGTAAATCGGCGCAGGCCAAGGCGGAAAACTTTGAGCGCCACGCCAAGCGCAGCCGTTGA
- the smpB gene encoding SsrA-binding protein SmpB, with the protein MTKKKAHKPGSATIAQNKRARFEYFIEEEFEAGLSLQGWEVKSLRAGKANLSDSYVTFRDGEAYLFGATITPLNVASSHVVCDPTRTRKLLLKRRELDTLLGRVNRDGYTVVALSLYWKNAWSKIKIGVAKGKKEHDKRDDIKDREWQTAKARIMKHANR; encoded by the coding sequence ATGACAAAGAAAAAAGCACACAAACCCGGTTCCGCCACCATTGCTCAAAACAAGCGCGCGCGTTTCGAATACTTCATTGAAGAAGAGTTCGAGGCGGGCCTGTCGCTGCAAGGGTGGGAAGTTAAATCGCTGCGTGCAGGCAAAGCCAACCTCAGCGACAGCTACGTGACGTTCCGTGACGGTGAAGCCTATCTGTTTGGCGCCACCATCACCCCGCTCAACGTGGCTTCGTCGCATGTGGTGTGCGATCCGACGCGTACCCGTAAACTGCTGCTGAAACGACGCGAGCTGGATACCCTGCTCGGCCGCGTCAACCGCGATGGCTACACCGTGGTGGCCTTGTCCCTGTATTGGAAAAATGCCTGGAGCAAGATCAAGATCGGCGTAGCCAAAGGCAAGAAAGAGCACGACAAACGCGATGACATCAAAGATCGCGAATGGCAGACGGCGAAAGCCCGTATCATGAAGCACGCCAATCGTTAA
- a CDS encoding LysR substrate-binding domain-containing protein has translation MNIMHLDLKRLDLNLLLVFEAVYRLRSVTRAAAELALSASALSHALIRLRKALADELFYRVGNDMHPTVYADSLAPTVSESLALLAKGLHPRPRFVPAESRESFTFAITDYTAFAVFPALMAQMQRLAPGLSFQLRYSERKVALNDLLAGRIDFALGFTETDGESYPEIDEVSWLEDEYVAICSPAFSAKYGELTRENYLRARHLVVTPWNEQRGVIDYQLDKLGLQRDIAIRTPSLLGAPFIVADSELVMSMPRYAAQKLRQAAALDIHPLPFPVPPYQIKIYLHRKNGRPEACRWLRQQLQALAAL, from the coding sequence ATGAATATCATGCATCTGGATTTGAAGCGTCTCGATCTCAACCTGCTGCTGGTGTTCGAAGCGGTCTATCGGCTGCGATCGGTGACGCGCGCCGCGGCGGAGCTGGCCCTCAGTGCGTCGGCGCTGAGCCACGCGCTGATCCGGCTGCGCAAGGCGCTGGCGGACGAGCTGTTCTACCGGGTCGGCAACGACATGCACCCGACGGTGTATGCCGACAGCCTGGCCCCGACCGTCAGCGAAAGTCTGGCGCTGCTGGCCAAAGGGCTGCATCCGCGCCCGCGCTTCGTTCCCGCCGAAAGCCGGGAGAGCTTCACCTTCGCCATTACCGATTACACCGCCTTCGCGGTGTTTCCCGCGCTGATGGCGCAGATGCAGCGCCTGGCACCGGGGCTGTCGTTTCAGCTGCGCTATTCCGAGCGCAAGGTGGCGCTGAACGATCTGCTGGCGGGGCGTATCGACTTCGCGCTGGGCTTTACCGAAACCGACGGCGAAAGCTATCCGGAGATCGACGAGGTGAGCTGGTTGGAGGATGAGTATGTGGCGATCTGTTCGCCCGCCTTCAGCGCAAAATACGGCGAGCTAACGCGGGAAAACTACCTGCGAGCGCGCCATCTGGTGGTGACGCCGTGGAACGAACAGCGCGGCGTCATTGACTACCAGCTCGACAAACTGGGGCTGCAGCGCGATATCGCCATCCGCACGCCTTCGCTGCTGGGAGCGCCGTTCATCGTCGCCGACAGCGAACTGGTGATGAGCATGCCGCGCTACGCCGCGCAAAAATTGCGGCAGGCGGCGGCGCTGGATATCCACCCCCTGCCGTTTCCGGTGCCGCCGTATCAGATCAAAATCTACCTGCACCGCAAGAACGGCCGGCCTGAGGCCTGCCGCTGGTTGCGGCAACAGCTGCAGGCGTTGGCGGCGTTATAA
- a CDS encoding MbeD/MobD family mobilization/exclusion protein, translating into MTMRELEIQFQNAMNELQSSFERQHREWQQSYQALQQLLEEAKQREAALRAQNEQLARKLSTASSVPEQHALVKQIKMLGAHLDALAKDAATFNHHLRQQSAVGNFSGEQH; encoded by the coding sequence ATGACAATGCGCGAGCTGGAAATCCAGTTTCAAAATGCGATGAATGAGTTGCAGAGCAGCTTCGAACGGCAACACCGCGAATGGCAGCAGAGCTACCAGGCGCTGCAGCAACTGCTGGAAGAGGCCAAACAGCGCGAAGCCGCACTGCGGGCGCAGAATGAACAACTGGCGCGCAAGCTGAGCACCGCCAGTTCGGTACCGGAACAGCATGCGCTGGTGAAGCAGATCAAAATGCTCGGCGCTCATCTGGACGCGCTGGCCAAAGACGCGGCCACCTTCAATCACCACCTGCGCCAACAGAGCGCGGTCGGTAATTTCAGCGGCGAACAGCATTGA
- a CDS encoding YodC family protein, translating to MAFNIGDFVQRTTGGPKMTVVAIDGETLVCSWNELGKEQRTEVQASDVALYHEDGDFGVC from the coding sequence ATGGCATTCAATATCGGTGATTTTGTTCAACGCACCACCGGCGGCCCAAAGATGACCGTGGTGGCGATCGACGGTGAAACCCTGGTTTGCAGCTGGAATGAACTGGGCAAAGAGCAGCGCACGGAGGTGCAGGCCAGCGACGTGGCGCTGTACCACGAAGATGGCGATTTCGGCGTCTGCTGA
- a CDS encoding DUF1198 family protein, with protein MTWIILAALIVVFIIGYRILTSDTRKAIDSLAHLLRVKPMLIESMIQEMGGRQSQTFIRMLNNGYTEEMHQAAYLLFIYLTFIKQADDEQIALWRDVLLRAGLSPELHAEHTEAALFYFAELDIDAFELAQFRRAYNERFNREALAHG; from the coding sequence ATGACCTGGATCATCCTCGCCGCCCTGATCGTCGTATTCATTATCGGTTACCGCATCCTGACGTCCGACACCCGCAAAGCCATCGATTCGCTGGCCCATCTGCTGAGGGTCAAACCGATGCTGATCGAATCGATGATCCAGGAAATGGGCGGCCGCCAAAGCCAGACCTTTATCCGCATGCTGAACAACGGCTACACCGAAGAGATGCACCAGGCGGCTTATCTGCTGTTCATCTACCTGACGTTCATCAAACAAGCGGACGACGAACAGATTGCCCTGTGGCGCGACGTGCTGCTGCGCGCCGGGCTATCGCCGGAGCTGCACGCCGAGCACACCGAAGCGGCGCTGTTTTACTTCGCCGAACTGGATATCGATGCGTTTGAACTGGCGCAGTTCCGTCGCGCCTACAACGAGCGTTTCAACCGCGAAGCGTTGGCCCACGGCTGA